In Accipiter gentilis chromosome 17, bAccGen1.1, whole genome shotgun sequence, one DNA window encodes the following:
- the LOC126047403 gene encoding mas-related G-protein coupled receptor member H-like, giving the protein MEVNQTSPPPTSPVLETDGEDPCRIDVTDAAVDTVTLLICLCGLVGNGAVLWFLGFRIRRNPITVYILNLAVADFTFLLFMVTSSVLYMMENVFCSAVVSLMYLRSLFLLSLFSYNMGLYLLTAISIERCVSILCPLWYRCRRPQRLSTVACALLWALSIAVIAAVTSLCLLHEHEHCRMALISMYVLNFLIFAPPMVIANVILFIKVLCGSKRRQPRRLYIVIFLTVLFFLIFGVPLSVWNFLQQFSYTVVLSQVVFLLACINSSINPFVYFLVGSCRRHCSLVSLQDAFRRVFEETGITTISS; this is encoded by the coding sequence ATGGAGGTGAACCAGACATCCCCACCTCCCACGTCACCTGTGCTGGAGACCGACGGAGAAGACCCGTGCAGGATCGATGTCACCGATGCGGCCGTAGACACGGTCACGCTGCTCATCTGCCTCTGCGGGCTGGTGGGGAACGGGGCCGTCCTCTGGTTCCTCGGCTTCCGCATCCGCAGGAACCCCATCACCGTCTACATCCTCAACCTGGCCGTCGCCGacttcaccttcctcctcttcatgGTCACCTCATCCGTCCTCTACATGATGGAGAATGTCTTCTGCTCCGCTGTTGTGTCCTTGATGTACCTGAGGTCGCTTTTCCTGCTCTCGCTCTTCTCCTACAACATGGGCCTGTACCTCCTGACGGCCATCAGCATCGAGAGGTGCGTGTCCATCCTCTGCCCGCTCTGGTACCGCTGCCGCCGCCCCCAGCGCTTGTCGACCGTGGCGTGTGCCCTGCTCTGGGCCCTCTCCATCGCTGTCATTGCTGCAGTGACTTCTCTCTGCCTGTTGCACGAGCACGAGCACTGCCGGATGGCTCTCATCTCCATGTACGTCCTCAACTTCCTTATTTTTGCCCCACCCATGGTCATTGCCAACGTGATCCTGTTCATTAAGGTCCTGTGTGGCTCCAAGCGACGTCAGCCCCGGAGGCTCTACATCGTCATCTTCCTCACcgtcctcttcttcctcatctttGGGGTTCCCCTCAGCGTCTGGAATTTCCTGCAGCAGTTCAGCTACACTGTCGTGCTCTCCCAGGTTGTGTTCCTGCTCGCCTGCATCAACAGCAGCATCAACCCCTTCGTCTACTTCTTGGTGGGGAGCTGCCGGAGGCACTGCTCCTTGGTG
- the RHOD gene encoding rho-related GTP-binding protein RhoD: MQQERGGGQSPSPPSETEVKAVVVGDGGCGKTSLLVAFARGDFPKVYVPTVFEKYTASLQVGGKPVKIHLWDTAGQEDYDRLRPLSYSDANVVLICFDVTDPNSYENILTKWYPEVNHFCKGIPVLLVGCKTDLRQDRAVLRKLQERHLEHITYQQGEAMARQVHAVSYLECSARYRENVGDIFVEACSAAISAARRNQRRRRPRRGCVLC, translated from the exons ATGCAGCAGGAGCGTGGCGGGGGGCAAAGCCCGTCACCCCCCTCCGAGACCGAGGTGAAGGCTGTCGTCGTGGGGGACGGGGGCTGCGGGAAGACGTCTTTGCTGGTGGCCTTCGCCAGGGGGGATTTCCCCAAG GTCTACGTCCCCACCGTGTTCGAGAAGTACACGGCCTCCCTCCAGGTTGGCGGCAAGCCCGTGAAGATCCACCTCTGGGACACGGCAG GACAGGAAGACTATGACAGGCTTCGCCCGCTGTCCTACTCGGACGCCAACGTTGTCCTCATCTGCTTTGACGTCACCGACCCCAACAGCTACGAAAACATCCTAACGAAG TGGTACCCAGAGGTGAACCACTTCTGCAAGGGCATCCCAGTGCTGCTGGTGGGCTGCAAAACCGACCTGCGGCAGGACCGGGCTGTGCTGCGCAAGCTGCAGGAGAGACATTTGGAACACATCACCTACCAGCAG GGAGAGGCCATGGCCCGGCAGGTCCACGCCGTGTCCTACTTGGAGTGCTCGGCCAGGTACCGGGAGAACGTCGGGGACATTTTCGTGGAGGCCTGCAGTGCCGCCATCAGTGCCGCCCGGCGAAACCAGCGCAGGAGGCGACCCAGGAGGGGCTGTGTGCtctgctga